Proteins from one Diprion similis isolate iyDipSimi1 chromosome 3, iyDipSimi1.1, whole genome shotgun sequence genomic window:
- the LOC124416802 gene encoding E3 ubiquitin-protein ligase RBBP6-like isoform X1, with amino-acid sequence MSVHYKFKSTLDYDTVSFDGLHISVADLKKAIFHQKRIGKNTDFDLQITNAQTKEDYTDDNALIAKNTSLIIARVPLTIQQKRSWDRNEGPAIGNSKDESNMGRSVDLTRLDGSEEDKIRAMMTQSTQDYDPSNYMKIRGANQTGDVPPNYRCYKCHQPGHWIKNCPLGSNQEPIEIKKSTGIPRSFMVPVEGPLVPGAMMTPTGQYAVPAIDHQAYKEGKKERPPFSQEPEPVAEKLEIPEDLVCTICKDLLTDAVMIPCCGNSFCDECIRTFLLESEEHECPDCNEKDVSPETLIPNRFLRNAVSNFKNETGYAKRQSYRSAMQRAQAVILADQSKTESQQAVTATPPQVMSLQAQEVSQPTAVEPVPQQPQLDAIPQEFDLHRPPPVMSILPESTSESDLQSDSITKLTTDEETEVPPPPGTEPLLPIPAIGSSPEREKERREPSIIDREDRREDYRGERHSREQKRSFSRDSHSDRSNERGRRIENLRTVTEQRIVNRRRSLSPRRSHRGDYPPQSGPPPHVPNHSLPSKSYQRPPPGESHYPPPMQYDPGIRRSTEDRPGTPTVDEPHLHPPPTNTQPPLLPFPPGEDRVPAPNYNQPPPNMAPHNPPLLPDPYMGHRMPMYPHQQEPHYGPPRYERPPYQAPGYRPQQPPRGYTGPTRPLRGMHHVGYRGTQPPPPGMGRNIHNGNQPGVIDDPLEAFERMLREKDERDRRLGKHRRRSRSRSRTRSYSRSRSRSFGRRSPLPSRISRSRSPPPKRRSSRSPLPLRPRSRTPKRRSRSRSFTISRSRSYSRSVSPRGSLPRDRDRDRDRDRERERERERERERERERERDRERERDRERDRDRDPPPRYRSPIRSPPRFQRDRDRDPRPRSREPRDNYSNYYNDAPANDYQFRDRDREPLPRERPLPRYPARNPPPQHNIPPLLPHLGPGSHPPPLMSLGPSPLDRKDYYDSYNSRYAGPPPQRFASPNREPPPKRFDDVAPPGTEGYYDLPPPGVDHLERPVKEDRDRLRISREREERERDHAPKDLDLEDRDRLPIRDDRIREREDRIRDREDRDRRGLEREREEREKIVPPPPREREERGIREKDERDRREREREREREERHPQRDRREEERVVEKRDYDKDRYREDRDRYRGDDKNRGRDRDKRDRDYDPDRERHERYERHSVDRKRIRKSQSPVRPKSRNETKDQTPEKVKRKEKDHEDKVDEKKKEKKIKDKKKKKDTDDKEKKKKKKKEKEKEKEKKAALKEAAKDETLLKVNETEVPSVEEALHVAAEITLEPLKEEKVVPEKICEEAPIPIVTEEFEKKSLAINPEPPEFKESTPECSEEPEFGANPPNPNFKPIPELKAETEPVDSLYGGLDDTEIKTLITDDYSLALEQQVREEQEERVENAEKSPKKDEFLAPVPELSKWERDETAEKLDSVPESPKEKANTDEPKSTKVVTSEVLKRAENAIFQKAINAIRPIEIKKISESRKILYQNPEPKILDPEPPRKSVNVTINVGRNERNVEITEPVKKAKLDRSKFKPVPESHSPTRLSAKERLGDKIEDDKERKVIPVKGFLDRHENKTESASRSRSPRSGRERRISPLMERRIDPPLTVSNPERKVFLDERKRDRDRTDRPRDRNESRSERHGSRSDRNESRGDREPRTDRGDIRMNRNETRSEARNESRNERSERERERDRKTRTPPIAYKRDDPMKMSFAKRKEDEEDKKKDKRLKEDRKRKKEHRSRSKSKDRKKRKEKKHKKDKEKSLEKKQKHKDELVTKEKSQAVAIKPVFENSTPLPTEVKKQRKNPRLVSDRKRSVLDEASFEPDYSATDSESDGEENKSTHVTVKKIKPDAAEPQKEPDIKLVKKRVRSTSTEDDTSTTETSSSDTDSSDESPKRKKRKHKKHKKRKSVKKESTTESDTNSDSSDSSSDEDKHRKKSKKSKSKNKPSKKKKKSKHK; translated from the exons ATGTCTGTACACTACAAGTTCAAGTCTACTTTGGACTATGACACCGTATCGTTTGACGGCCTGCACATCTCTGTGGCAGACTTGAAAAAGGCGATCTTTCATCAGAAGCGTATTGGCAAAAACACAGATTTTGACCTACAGATAACCAATGCCCAAACTAAAGaag attacACTGATGATAATGCTTTGATAGCAAAGAACACAAGCTTAATCATAGCTAGGGTGCCATTGACCATCCAACAAAAACGTTCTTGGGATCGAAACGAAGGACCAGCCATTGGCAATTCAAAGGATGAATCGAATATGGGCAGATCAGTAGACCTAACACGGCTCGATGGCTCGGAAGAAGATAAGATTCGTGCAATGATGACTCAATCGACTCAAGATTACGATCCATCAAA CTACATGAAAATTCGAGGAGCTAATCAAACAGGTGATGTTCCTCCGAATTACCGCTGCTACAAGTGTCACCAACCTGGACATTGGATTAAAAACTGTCCATTAGGCTCTAATCAAGAACCAattgagattaaaaaaagCACTGGGATTCCCAGAAGCTTTATGGTTCCCGTAGAGGGTCCATTGGTACCGGGTGCCATGATGACGCCAACGGGACAGTACGCCGTTCCAGCAATTGACCA CCAAGCCTacaaagaaggaaagaaagaacggCCGCCTTTTTCACAAGAACCAGAACCtgttgcagaaaaattagaaattccaGAAGACCTGGTATGCACAATATGCAAAGATTTGTTAACAGATGCAGTGATGATACCGTGTTGTGGAAATTCGTTTTGCGACGAAT GTATTCGAACTTTTCTGCTCGAATCAGAGGAGCATGAGTGTCCTGATTGCAACGAGAAGGATGTATCTCCCGAAACGCTGATACCGAACAGATTTCTCAGAAATGCAGTCtccaatttcaaaaatgaaactgGTTATGCCAAAAGACAGTCGTATCGATCAGCCATGCAAAGAGCACAAGCTGTTATACTAGCAGATCAATCGAAAACTGAGAGTCAACAGGCCGTCACTGCAACTCCACCTCAAGTTATGTCATTACAGGCACAGGAAGTTAGCCAACCGACAGCAGTTGAACCTGTTCCTCAACAGCCACAATTAGATGCGATCCCTCAAGAATTTGACCTTCATCGCCCACCACCAGTGATGTCAA TTCTTCCTGAATCCACCTCGGAATCAGACTTGCAGAGTGATTCCATAACAAAGTTGACAACGGACGAAGAGACGGAAGTACCGCCGCCTCCAGGGACTGAACCGCTCCTGCCGATACCTGCAATAGGAAGTTCACCAGAAAGGGAGAAGGAAAGAAGGGAACCGTCGATTATCGACAGAGAGGATCGCCGTGAGGATTATAGAGGAGAAAGGCATTCCAGAGAGCAAAAAAGAAGCTTCAGCAGGGACAGTCATAGCGACAG GAGTAACGAAAGGGGTCGCAGAATAGAAAATCTACGAACAGTCACCGAACAAAGAATAGTGAACCGTAGGCGATCCCTGTCTCCTAGACGATCGCATCGCGGCGACTATCCACCTCAATCCGGACCTCCACCACACGTGCCAAATCATTCTTTGCCATCCAAATCATACCAGAGACCACCTCCTGGTGAAAGTCATTATCCACCGCCCATGCAGTATGATCCAGGCATTCGACGATCCACCGAAGACCGGCCTGGTACTCCAACG GTTGACGAACCTCACCTACATCCCCCACCAACCAACACACAACCACCGCTTCTGCCGTTTCCACCGGGAGAAGATCGCGTTCCCGCTCCGAATTATAATCAACCGCCGCCGAACATGGCCCCACATAATCCACCACTGTTGCCAGATCCCTACATGGGTCACAGAATGCCCATGTATCCGCATCAACAAGAACCGCATTATGGGCCACCGAGATATGAAAGACCTCCTTATCAGGCCCCTGGTTACAGGCCTCAGCAGCCACCCAGGGGTTACACAGGACCGACAAGGCCTCTGCGTGGAATGCATCATG TTGGATATAGAGGAACCCAGCCACCGCCACCAGGAATGGGAAGAAACATTCACAATGGAAATCAGCCTGG AGTGATTGATGATCCGCTTGAAGCTTTCGAAAGAATGCTTCGCGAAAAAGATGAGAGAGACAGAAGATTAGGCAAGCACAGAAGGCGATCGAGAAGTCGTTCTAGAACTCGTTCGTATTCGCGATCGAGGTCCAGATCTTTTGGCAGACGGTCACCCTTGCCATCTAGAATTAGCAGATCCCGAAGTCCTCCGCCTAAAAGACGTTCGTCCAGGTCTCCTCTGCCCCTAAGACCGAGAAGCCGTACTCCAAAACGACGATCCAGAAGCCGAAGCTTTACCATCAGCAG ATCCAGATCGTATTCGCGAAGCGTGTCTCCGCGTGGCTCATTACCGCGAGACAGAGACAGGGACAGAGATCGCGATCGGGAgagggaaagggaaagggagagagaaagggaaagggaaagagAAAGGGAAAGGGATAGGGAGCgggagagagacagagaaagagatcGTGATCGTGATCCACCACCGAGATATAGATCCCCAATTAGATCTCCACCAAG attTCAAAGAGACCGAGACAGAGATCCACGTCCTAGATCTCGGGAGCCACGCGATAATTATAGCAACTACTACAATGATGCGCCGGCAAATGATTATCAGTTCCGGGACAGGGACCGAGagccactgccaagggaaagACCTCTACCCAGATATCCAGCCAGGAACCCACCCCCTCAACATAATATACCCCCACTGCTGCCGCACCTTGGACCCGGAAGTCATCCGCCCCCGCTCATGTCGCTGGGCCCTTCACCACTGGACAGGAAAGACTATTATGATTCCTACAACAG CAGGTACGCAGGCCCTCCACCGCAACGCTTTGCAAGTCCTAATCGTGAACCGCCGCCAAAGAGATTCGACGATGTCGCACCGCCAGGAACGGAAGGTTATTATGACCTTCCACCGCCTGGCGTTGATCACCTTGAGAGACCGGTGAAGGAAGATCGTGATAGATTACGCATATCACGGGAGCGCGAAGAACGTGAACGTGACCATGCGCCTAAAGATCTAGACTTGGAGGACAGGGACAGATTACCAATTAGAGATGACAG AATTCGAGAGCGCGAAGATCGCATAAGAGATAGAGAGGATAGAGATAGAAGAGGgctagaaagagagagagaagagagagaaaagattgTCCCACCACCTCCGAGAGAGCGAGAAGAGAGAGGAATAAGAGAGAAGGATGAACGAGacagaagagaaagagaacggGAGAGAGAACGCGAGGAGAGACACCCACAAAGAGATCGCAGGGAGGAAGAAAGAGTGGTTGAAAAACGAGATTACGACAAAGACCG ATACAGAGAAGATAGAGATCGTTACAGAGGAGATGATAAAAATCGTGGACGAGATAGAGACAAACGCGATCGTGATTACGACCCAGATCGTGAACGTCACGAACGTTACGAGAGGCATTCGGTTGACAGAAAACGGATACGCAAGAGTCAGAGTCCAGTTAGGCCAAAGTCGAGGAACGAGACTAAGGATCAAACGCCAGAAAAGGtaaagaggaaagagaaagacCACGAAGATAAAGtggatgagaaaaagaaagagaagaagataaaagacaagaaaaagaaaaaggacaccgatgataaagaaaaaaagaagaagaagaagaaagagaaggagaaggagaaagagaagaaagcaGCATTGAAAGAAGCGGCCAAAGATGAAACTCTGTTGAAAGTCAACGAAACTGAGGTCCCGTCTGTAGAAGAAGCACTCCATGTGGCGGCAGAGATTACTCTTGAGCCactgaaagaggaaaaagttgtgccagaaaaaatttgcgaagAAGCTCCGATACCTATAGTGactgaagaatttgaaaagaaatctttGGCCATAAATCCTGAACCGCCAGAATTCAAGGAAAGTACCCCCGAATGCTCAGAGGAGCCAGAGTTCGGCGCTAATCCTCCGAATCCGAACTTCAAACCCATTCCCGAATTGAAAGCTGAAACTGAACCAGTTGATTCGTTGTATGGTGGACTGGAtgatacagaaataaaaacattgaTTACAGATGATTATTCTCTGGCACTTGAACAACAGGTTAGAGAAGAGCAGGAGGAACGAGTTGAAAATGCGGAGAAATCGCCTAAAAAAGACGAATTCCTTGCCCCTGTCCCTGAGTTATCTAAATGGGAAAGAGATGagacagccgaaaaattggACAGCGTCCCTGAATCACCAAAAGAAAAGGCAAATACTGATGAACCCAAATCTACCAAGGTCGTAACATCAGAGGTACTGAAGCGTGCTGAGAATGCAATATTCCAAAAAGCTATCAATGCTATTAGACCTATagagataaagaaaataagcgAAAGCCGTAAAATATTGTATCAGAATCCTGAGCCAAAGATTTTGGACCCTGAGCCACCACGAAAAAGTGTAAACGTTACTATAAATGTGGGAAGGAATGAAAGAAATGTTGAAATCACTGAGCCGGTGAAAAAAGCAAAGTTGGATCGCTCTAAATTCAAACCTGTTCCTGAATCTCATTCGCCAACAAGGTTATCGGCAAAGGAAAGACTCGgtgataaaattgaagatgATAAAGAAAGGAAAGTCATTCCCGTCAAAGGATTCCTAGATCGACACGAAAATAAGACCGAAAGTGCATCCAGAAGCAGATCACCTAGGTCAGGCAGAGAAAGGAGGATTTCTCCATTGATGGAAAGGCGCATCGACCCACCATTGACCGTCTCAAACCCGGAGCGCAAAGTCTTTCTGgacgagagaaagagggatAGAGATAGAACCGACCGTCCAAGAGATAGAAATGAATCAAGAAGTGAACGGCACGGATCGAGGTCGGATAGAAATGAATCGAGAGGGGATCGAGAACCCAGAACAGACCGCGGGGACATTAGAATGAACAGAAATGAGACTAGAAGTGAAGCTAGAAACGAATCTAGAAATGAGAGAAGTGAACGCGAGAGAGAGCGGGATAGGAAAACTCGCACCCCTCCGATAGCTTACAAACGAGATGATCCAATGAAGATGAGTTTTGCAAAGCGTAAAGAGGACGAGGAAGATAAAAAGAAGGATAAGAGATTAAAGGAAGATAGAAAGCGTAAAAAAGAACATAGAAGTAGAAGTAAATCCAAGGATCGCAAGAAACGCAAGGaaaagaaacacaaaaaagacaaagaaaagtCTTTGGAGAAGAAACAGAAGCACAAAGATGAGTTAGTTACTAAGGAAAAGTCGCAAGCAgttgcgataaaaccagtgttcgaaaattcaacacCTTTGCCCACGGAAGTAAAGAAGCAGAGGAAAAATCCAAGACTCGTCTCAGATCGGAAGCGCAGTGTTTTAGATGAAGCCAGTTTTGAACCTGACTATTCAGCTACTGATTCTGAATCTGATGGCGAAGAGAACAAGTCAACTCACgtgactgtgaaaaaaattaaaccagaCGCTGCTGAGCCGCAAAAAGAGCCAGACATTAAGCTAGTGAAAAAACGAGTTCGTTCAACAAGTACTGAAGACGATACAAGTACAACTGAGACTTCATCATCGGACACTGACAGTTCGGATGAATCCccaaaaaggaagaagagaaagcATAAGAAGCATAAAAAACGTAAATCggttaaaaaagaaagcacAACAGAGTCTGATACCAACTCAGATTCGTCAGATTCCAGTTCGGATGAAGATAAACACAGgaagaaatcgaagaaatcgaaaagtaaaaacaagccttctaagaagaagaaaaaatcaaaacacaaATGA